In the Sulfitobacter pacificus genome, one interval contains:
- a CDS encoding I78 family peptidase inhibitor — MKKVTYAGPLMALLLAAGCTGAPMSKPAGTTQPASGPDTCNAAAYQHLVGQDAVVDLSLPDPKRTYRLGDPVTLDFNPARLNIKLDDTDTIIAIDCG, encoded by the coding sequence ATGAAAAAAGTTACTTACGCAGGCCCTTTGATGGCACTTCTCTTGGCGGCAGGATGCACCGGGGCACCGATGTCGAAACCTGCCGGCACAACGCAACCGGCCAGCGGGCCGGACACCTGCAATGCGGCGGCCTATCAGCATCTGGTGGGGCAGGATGCGGTGGTTGACCTGTCCTTGCCAGATCCCAAACGGACCTATCGTCTGGGCGACCCGGTGACATTGGATTTCAACCCCGCACGGCTGAACATCAAACTGGATGACACTGACACTATCATTGCGATTGATTGCGGCTAA